The genomic DNA TAACGCTTAGAGGCGGGATCTGGTCGAGGGTGTGAGGTAGATACAGACCGCGATAAATAGGATGAGCTAAGCTGTGCAGGAGTCGGAGGAGTACAACTGTCCATCAAGGGTAATCATCGCATACCAGGGAGATGTGCAAGGGCGGAGGTTCCTAAGCGAAAagatgctctcataaccaatagcagcctgacagatgtccttcactaCGAGACAAAATCcctgtgtaaaggcggaggttcctaaacaagaagatgccttcacgaccaatagcagcacgacaggtgtgggggatatacgacaaagcccagcgtctaacgttttcggACAGGGTTGCAGGTTCTGGAAgcaaggcgggtgcataaaaaggaagagattcctcgtacgcgggtacgcgctctctcgtcattttttccacaacttttcattttcagtctctctgctttttctggggaaaaaggacctgacttaagcgtcggaaggcctgatccggggactttttccctgggttctggtctctaacgtgagggggggagggggggggggggggggagatcgtctgagtgtgtgcggGGTCCTGCcgcatcgtcagccgcccgtgggagtcGAATCGCCCACGACTTTCCATCAACAACCAGGCCACCACGACCAACCTCCGTCCGATTCAatttccggacaggatcaatcatCATCGCACACATTTTGATCCATGATATACTGATGACATGTTAATAGGTGCCCTATACATTTGCCTTTTCTACGAACATATGCAATTATCATCAATAAAAAGCATGACTGTTACAAACcctccaaaatatatatatatacttttttatATTGCTACTGATAAATCAATAAAGAATGTTTCAACCAGTTGGTGAGTCGGCATCTAATGGTTCATATGTAttcccgccgccgccgccgccgccgccgccgtggTAGTATTCTTTGTCTTGTAGTACTCTCCACACAAATAAGAGACGAAGCCCCACGTGCACAGCACGAGTGCCACCGCCTTCTGCCCCCCGAACGAGTCGCCGAACGCCACCACGCCTCCAACGACGTTCACCACCAGCGTCGCCGTCGAGCATATTCCGCTGTTCAGCGACGACGTCAGGAACACCAACCCGGCCGTCGCCATGAAGCAGAGCTGCCAGCTGAGCACCGTCGCGGCGATCGTCGCCCAGTACCACGCTGTCCCTTTGTCGAATTCCCTCGCCGCCTCCCTCCCCATCTGCTCGAACCCGCCTCCCGTCGCCATCCCCACCAGCGCGAACCCCGTCGCCGCCGCCTCCATCACCACCTGCATTTCCATCACCGTCCGGAATGACTCCACCGCCGGGGGCCTCCGGTACGTCCACTGGACCAGCGGGAGGTAAAGGGAAAAGAGCACGGCGGCGCCGAGCGTGGCCAGGAAGCCGAGCGCGTACTGGGAGTGCACGATCCCCGGCGGCGCGTCTCCGCTGGAGTTGACGGCGAGGAGGACGGAGGCGAGCGTGAGGCAGAGAACGCAGTTGACGTTGGCGAAGCGGATGGGCTGGTGGACCAGGAGGGCGGAGAGGAAGAGCGTGAAGCCCAGCTgcgaggagaggagaagggaggaggTGGAAACAGGGAGGTAGGAGACGCCCCACGAGATCAAGAAGTTGTTGACGCCGAGGAGGACGCCGATGAGGACGCAGAGCACGAGGAGGCGCGGTACGAGCACGGAGGCGCGTGCCGTACCGGCGCCGGAGCGACGGGAGAAGTATATGGGAATGAAGAGGAGCGGGAAGCCGGCGCACTGGACAAGGGTGGAGACCCACCGGTCGGAGCCACCGTGGACGAAGTAGAAGCGGGAGAGGAGGGTGGCGGCGAGCGACCCGACGACGAGGGAGCAGTAGTTGGCGGCCAGGAGAATGCGCCGGCCAAGTGTACTACTGCCGGATGCTCGAATATTAGTAATCGGCATGACGACGACCGTTTCCTCTATTCCTCCGCTGCAGCAGGCTGTGGCCCCGCCACCGGCGGCGTATTCTCGTGACTCCGCCGCACCAGGGTCGTGATGATCCTTGTTCTCCATCAATTCGGCAATAGTTGGAAAAAAATATGGATCATCACCTCCATTTTATATCAGAAATTCCTCCCAATATTTGAGGAATAAAAGCATTTATAAACAATGCTTtccaatttaatattattttgaaaGTTTGACTAGTagactttttcatttttttataatatatgaGAATTTGAGAAAGATGGTTTCCATTAAAATTTTATTGGAATATATAGATTAGAAAAAAGAGAGGGTGAACCATCATATAATTtgagaagttttttaaaattttagcatGTTCCTATTTGGATAGTTTGATGAACAAGGTGAAGGATGAACGATTAATCTATATATTCATTGATTCGGATGTTTCTTAAGAGGGATGGAGCTAAAATTAGGGGTGAGtaaaagttcaattaaattaaataaatcgaTTAAACCGACCGAATTTAAAAATTCAGTTTGGTTTATTCGAAAATCCGGTTTTTTTCTCCAAAAAATCAGTTAATTTGGTTCGGGTTTGGTTTTCGATTTTTTTTATTCGTTTAAACCGAATTGACCAAACAGATCGAATTTTTTAACCAAAACGATTTTTACATCATAAATTTTAAACCGAATCAACATTTTATTAAGTCAaaccaattttttagaaaaaatcggtttattcggtttgttcggttttattgaaaattcggttcggttcggttcgatTTTTATCAAAAACCGGTTCGGTTAggtttgtttgaaaaaaaaaattgatttgattCGATTAATTCGGTTCAGTTCGGTTCGATTTTAATCAAATACTCATCCCTAGCTAAAATAAGCAAGCATTTATGGatatattaaatattattatatttttattgctTTGTGAAAGGATAGGTGTGAACAAGTAAAAGAATAAACAATTctcttaaaataattatattttgtCACTTCTACTCATAACAAGGAatataattaaggacaataataataatataaaaggtTTGGTTTCTAAATAGGAAGACCTAAACCAATTGACTAACCATTCTAATATAATCAATAGAATAATAATATATTGAatctataaatttttaatttttttttgagaaaattatatttttagtcGTGTAAATTACACTTTTTCTAATTTTAGTCCTATTATCTATAAATTCACATTCTTAacatatcaatttttttaaaaattttggtcCTGTTATTTATAACTTTACATTCTAAGTACATTAACTGgaatttcttttcttgttttaatCCTATTATCTACAAATTCACATTTTTAATCCCGTAATTTgtatttttttcaatttcaattttttatcTGTCCAAAACTTGAATTGACTATCGGTAATTGTTTAGCTGATGATGGCAATGCTGACATAAAAAATGAATTTGAGCATTTTTTACTTATGATGGAGAAGAATAGGGGATCACCATTCAGGTTCTATGTGTGAATCGTTGCTGCCAACTAGGCAATTAACCGTGATCAATTTGAATTCTGGGAAAAAAAGGATTAAAATTGGAAAAAAGTGATTGAAATCCGAAAAAAATATAAGTTATGGGGCTAAAAATGTGAATATGTAAAAAACAAGGCCAAAATTGGAAAAAATATAAGTTAATGTACTAATATGGTGAATTTGTAGATAATAAgatcaaaattgaaaaaaaaaaatatataagttaaTGTACTAAGAATATGAATTTGTAAATAACATGACTGAAATTGAGAAAAATATAATTTACgggattaaaaatctaatttttccaTTTTTTATAGTTTGGAATGCTTAAGTTTAGGAATCGAGCTCGGGAGATGATGTTTAAGgatatataatattatattaactctttgtttttctttattatcTCTACTCACATTGTCAACTTTACCACTAatgtatttaattaaaattttattaatcttttgtagataatcTACTGTTGAGATGATCGTTAAATCCTTTTGGTCTTGAGAGAGGAGACAAAAGATAATTGattaatgataaaaaaattttagaagacTTAATCTCAAGAGCCTTAATTAAATCTTCTTTCCTACCCTCAAAAGCTTTAAACAAAAATAACTGATTTGTTAACAAGAAAGCTGCTCCTCCTCGCCGAAACCCACCGcgccggaagaaggaaacccataTAATTTACTCTTGTTATAATTTACGCTTTGCCTTAATTAATATTTGTTGTGAAACTTTCATATCattttttaccttttttttttaaatcaagaatttttatatatttatctgATTTGTTGATATAGGCTATCTTACTAATTGAGGTTTTACATGAATAAAAACCATTGTATATCTGATTATGAGTTCATACTTGTCAACGTGAATAAAaaccatttatttttaaaattaacgaccaaatatatatatttgatcgttattttttaaatatatttattgataATTTATGCGGCCGGTAATTGTTTTAAAAAGTATCTACCATTCTTTTAGTTGATAAATACTTTACTGTCTATGAATTATCGGTCAAGTCATGAAATTATTTTAACTGATGATATGAATTATcagcttaaaaaaatatattaccaACCATTTCTATTGACCGATAATGCCGTTTTCTTGGGTAGTGCCCATTAACAATAAGGTACCCTTTTCAAATGTTTAAACACAAGATCTTCTTTGATCTGTTAGCAATGGCCAATGGTTTGACTTCATGTATCGAGTACCATAAGtcgattatatattttttttaaactaaatctAGGATGAGTTGATCAAGTAACTAATCACATGTATAGCCGCCAATGAGTTAAAGATTTAAATTGTTGAACATTTAATTAATGACATGTTTAAACAATGCCCAAAGGTTCCTCGTGGTAATTTAATCCAAAAAGTGCAATCAATTATGTAGTTTGATGTTCATTGAATCGAGTCATTGtatgttgatcctgtctgagaagctgggcaGGACGGAGATCcagaagaaggaaacccaccgtgccgatgaagaataatgtctgcAGAATACCgttccgagaaacccaaagcggatcgggaaagatAGAGTCACCGAGAGTTCTCCTCGtacgaagacccgatgacgaagaagaaatccaaatttGAAGAGAaaaaacccagatccgaagcttccaagacttcctgcgcacaagagaccaaccaatacTACCGTCAGAGACCTAAGACCGggatgggaatccctggctaggccctccgacgctcaagtcagtgatttcTCTATCGgtgtggaagaagaagatgaacagtagttgaaaattagggttacaAATGTGcgtgatgatgtgaacttaccttgccaacggaaaggattcccctttttataccacttcatataacctccgtagtcatgaagtggaccccggtttgttagagtttgttatgagatgacgtaagctgcgtacttgtggtaaatgactttttaaggaatctttcttgtaccccagatgtatctCCTTTGTCGTTTaacacctgcaaaataatctaaaagcacatttcccgccgaaatatataacacctgtcatgtggCTACATATTGTAGATATCCTCATTAATTatcctatttgaaatatttatctctattcttCCTCATGAGGTTTCTGTCCGCGCCCTTTTATGTAATTTATCCTTGCAATAGGCCATATTTTAtcaggtatttttccaaggtgttggtcgaccTGGCTGATATTAACCTTCCTTCTTCAGGGCATGTCGcgatcgatactattctacatgcttcagaagtatctcccggccgatattagcctacctcctttgaggtatatagatcttcctcctgggaagtatatttcggtcgatatagacttatttctttattgaggtatgtcccggccgatattagcctacctcctttgaggtatatagatcttcctcctgggaagcatatttcggtcgatatagacttatttcttattgaggtatgtcccggccgatattagcctaccccctTTGAGGTTTATGCCAAGTGATATGGCTCTTtcccccttgaaggcatatcccggccgatattagcctacctcctttgaggtatatagatcttcctcctggaaagcatatttcggtcgatatagacttatttctttattgaggtatgtcccggccgatattagcctatccccTTTAAGGTTTATGCCAAGTGATATGGCTCTTTCCCCCTTGaaggtatatcctggccgatattagcctacctcctttgaggtatatagatcttcctccagggaagcatatttcggtcgatatagacttatttcttattgaggtatgtcccggccgatattagcctaccccctTTGAGGTTTATGCCAAGTGATATGACTCTTtcccccttgaaggcatatcccggccgatattagcctacctcctttgaggtatatagatcttcttcctgggaagcatatttcggtcgatatagacttatatcTTATTGAgctatgtcccgaccgatattaacctacctcctttgaggtttaTGCCAAGTGATATGACTTTtcccccttgaaggcatatcccgaccgatattagcctacctcctttgaggtatataggtcTTCCTTGTTCGTTCaactatctcctttcccttccttatcagGGGGGGGGGCATgactagtcgaaggaggtgtagaagactgactagacacaagtctaattttagagaaagtagagaagcttcataatgcctgtctttatgaccaagctcaagacctagcctctcacgatttcactatcctacaggaacaagagcaaaggaaagctcaagatgttgaattgtcactgctccagaaggaattggaacagcttaaatcagaaacggatgctttgaaagatcaaaacacaaaactgcaggctgattttcaaagctataaggagcaagagaagagtcgatgggagGAGTGACGACTGGCTTTAAATCGCCATCGTTTGCTCGAGAATTCgttcgtaggatagtaggtgctttaaatcattctgtatcgggagttcttcaacagttACGAGAGGGTGGCTATTTACCCAAGGAacccccctttctttcataaatcgtcgcaggcttaacgaagaactacCCGCAGATCTGAAGGGTCCTTTTCTAGATGTTTAAAGAAACTATTCATAAAAGGCTTGTAAGTGCAGAACTAGCAATAAAAAGAAGTATAACCAAAGTCTGGCAATTAAATGACCGTGCTGTATAGGAAAATTTTTAATACTTACCTGTTTTTCTATTGTGCTGATTTGAGAATGCCTCTCTTGAAATGCCTCTGAACATTAAATATAAGCTTTATTTTAGAATTTCTTGCTCATCTTttgaagttaagccttgtcttgatgaatccttcCGCAGATAACATCTAGTGTGCTCCATATTTCCAAAAGAATTAATAATCCCGGTTGATATCGGATAAAGAATTGTATAAAACTCTTGAGCTTCGAGATGAGTATAATATCCCAGATGATTTTTAAGTAAAGACTTTCATATAGATGGGCTTCCAGATGAATAATGCATCATATTCCTAGAATCCCCTTTTGAATCCTGGCTTCATGTCCGTATACCCGCAGTCGATTAGGCTTTGAAATCATGAGATTTCTTAATCGACTTATGTTCCGTGATGGTtcaaagtctccggttcctcccatgaagacccgtccgagttacttcatgagatttcccgatcgattatgttctgtgatggtttaaaatctccagttcctcccatgaagacccgttcgagttacttcatgagatttctcgatcgactacattctgtgatggtttaaagtctccggttcctcccatgaagacccgtccgagttacttcatgagatgtcccgatcgactatgttctgtgatagtttaaagtctctggttcatctcatgaagacccgtccgagttacttcatgagatttcccgatcgacaatgttctgtgatggtttaaagtctccggttcctcccatgaagacccatccgagttacttcatgagatttcccgatcgactatgttctgtgatggtttaaagtctccggtttctcccatgaagacccgtccgagttacttcatgagatttcccgatcggctatgttttgtgatagtttaaagtctccggttcatcccatgaagacccgtccgagttacttcatgagatttcccgatcgactatgttctgtgatggtttaaagtctccggttcttcccatgaagacccgttagagttacttcatgagatttcccgatcgactatgttctgtgatggtttaaagtctccggttcctcccatgaagacccgtccgagttacttcatgagatttcccgatcgactatgttctgtgatagtttaaagtctccggttcctcccatgaagacccgtccgagttacttcatgagatttcccgatcgactatgttctgtgatggtttaaagtctccggttcctcccatgaagacccgtccgagttacttcatgagatttcccgatcgactat from Zingiber officinale cultivar Zhangliang chromosome 4A, Zo_v1.1, whole genome shotgun sequence includes the following:
- the LOC121972568 gene encoding probable purine permease 4, yielding MENKDHHDPGAAESREYAAGGGATACCSGGIEETVVVMPITNIRASGSSTLGRRILLAANYCSLVVGSLAATLLSRFYFVHGGSDRWVSTLVQCAGFPLLFIPIYFSRRSGAGTARASVLVPRLLVLCVLIGVLLGVNNFLISWGVSYLPVSTSSLLLSSQLGFTLFLSALLVHQPIRFANVNCVLCLTLASVLLAVNSSGDAPPGIVHSQYALGFLATLGAAVLFSLYLPLVQWTYRRPPAVESFRTVMEMQVVMEAAATGFALVGMATGGGFEQMGREAAREFDKGTAWYWATIAATVLSWQLCFMATAGLVFLTSSLNSGICSTATLVVNVVGGVVAFGDSFGGQKAVALVLCTWGFVSYLCGEYYKTKNTTTAAAAAAAAGIHMNH